Proteins encoded in a region of the Isosphaeraceae bacterium EP7 genome:
- a CDS encoding rhodanese-like domain-containing protein, which translates to MSVEMITPTELDGLRKRGEDVELVDVRTPREYRGVHAVGARLVPLDSLDPKAFMGARAGHKKGPIYLICGSGGRSRIAAEKFKAAGYPGVVNVQGGMVAWEASALPVIRGEKSVSLERQVRIVAGLLVVAGTALGFFLNPAYLAIPAFVGAGLLFSGVSNTCGMGTVLAWMPWNRS; encoded by the coding sequence ATGAGCGTCGAGATGATCACACCGACCGAGCTTGATGGGTTGAGGAAGCGGGGCGAGGACGTCGAGCTGGTGGACGTGCGGACCCCGAGGGAATATCGGGGGGTCCACGCGGTGGGCGCCCGCCTGGTGCCGCTGGACAGCCTGGACCCGAAGGCGTTCATGGGGGCCCGTGCCGGGCACAAGAAGGGGCCGATCTACCTGATCTGCGGGTCGGGCGGCCGGAGCCGGATCGCGGCCGAGAAGTTCAAGGCCGCGGGTTATCCGGGGGTCGTCAACGTGCAGGGGGGGATGGTCGCCTGGGAGGCGTCGGCCCTGCCGGTGATCCGAGGCGAGAAATCGGTCTCGCTGGAGCGGCAGGTCCGGATTGTGGCCGGCTTGCTGGTGGTGGCGGGGACGGCGCTTGGCTTTTTCCTGAATCCGGCCTATCTGGCGATCCCCGCGTTCGTCGGGGCGGGCCTACTGTTCTCGGGGGTTTCGAACACATGCGGGATGGGAACGGTGCTGGCGTGGATGCCCTGGAACCGAAGCTAG
- a CDS encoding DUF3592 domain-containing protein has product MSSGAVFFTFVIGMFPALILVALAVKLREIQVVGRWPETAGKVVASRVKSRRNKPGDPRSNFGDTEVINEPFVEYEYKVGGRAYRCSRFTIAEKTAGSELEAILERYRVGTAVTVYYDPVDPSKAVLERVLPTGPMVAGGLAVLLIFVGGPLIAAAVYFNALGWLRPHLAIPGRAPLVAAATGFGLAVSLFGAVFARAVRDACAWPVAPGRITAAGVEAYRARPDFESSYRRRRLLYKPAVVFSYEVNGRSYIGDRLTLGVIMSASFPGLAGRIAARYPVGSHVDVRYNPLSPGESVLRPRSRLHHLIWMVAAAMFTFAWALATGRI; this is encoded by the coding sequence ATGTCTTCGGGTGCCGTCTTCTTCACGTTCGTGATCGGGATGTTCCCGGCGCTCATTCTCGTCGCGTTGGCGGTGAAGCTCCGGGAGATCCAGGTCGTCGGGCGCTGGCCCGAGACCGCCGGGAAAGTCGTCGCGTCGAGGGTCAAGTCGCGCAGGAACAAGCCCGGCGACCCTCGATCGAACTTCGGCGACACGGAGGTGATCAATGAGCCGTTCGTGGAATACGAATACAAGGTCGGGGGCCGGGCGTATCGATGCAGCCGGTTCACCATCGCCGAGAAGACGGCCGGGTCGGAGCTGGAGGCGATCCTCGAGCGATACCGGGTGGGGACCGCGGTGACGGTCTATTATGACCCGGTCGACCCCTCGAAGGCGGTCCTGGAGCGAGTCCTGCCGACGGGCCCGATGGTCGCGGGCGGCCTTGCCGTGCTGCTCATCTTCGTGGGCGGCCCCCTCATCGCGGCGGCCGTCTACTTCAACGCCCTGGGCTGGCTGAGACCCCATCTGGCGATCCCGGGTCGGGCCCCGCTGGTGGCCGCGGCGACCGGGTTCGGGCTGGCCGTCTCCCTGTTCGGGGCGGTGTTTGCCAGGGCGGTGCGCGACGCCTGCGCCTGGCCGGTGGCGCCCGGACGGATCACGGCCGCCGGCGTCGAGGCCTATCGCGCCCGTCCCGACTTCGAGTCCAGCTACCGTCGTAGAAGGCTCCTGTACAAGCCCGCAGTGGTTTTCTCGTACGAGGTGAACGGCCGGAGCTACATCGGCGATCGCCTGACCCTGGGTGTCATCATGTCGGCGTCATTCCCCGGCCTCGCCGGCCGGATCGCCGCCAGGTACCCGGTCGGCAGCCATGTGGATGTCCGGTACAACCCGCTGAGCCCCGGCGAGTCGGTGCTCAGGCCCAGATCCCGGCTGCATCACCTGATCTGGATGGTCGCGGCGGCGATGTTCACCTTCGCATGGGCCCTGGCGACGGGGCGGATCTGA
- a CDS encoding acetolactate synthase: MSFGEGEGIEVGFATMQPRNWPSITQFSVFLENRVGQLLEVVRSFQGSKVRIVGLSISDSADCCVVRLMLSHPEQGREILEQNKLPFAENELLVVELFNGPQPLVELCMALLQAELNLHYAYPLIIQPHGRPAVALHVDNIEVAGTTLHNKGFEILSEVDLSARE; this comes from the coding sequence ATGAGTTTCGGCGAGGGCGAGGGGATCGAGGTCGGCTTTGCGACGATGCAGCCGCGTAACTGGCCGTCGATCACGCAGTTCTCCGTCTTCCTGGAGAACCGCGTGGGGCAATTGCTGGAGGTCGTCCGGTCGTTCCAGGGGTCGAAGGTGCGCATCGTCGGCCTCTCGATTTCCGACTCGGCCGACTGCTGCGTCGTCCGCCTGATGCTCAGCCATCCCGAGCAAGGGCGTGAGATCCTCGAACAGAACAAGCTCCCCTTCGCCGAGAACGAGCTGCTGGTCGTCGAGCTGTTCAACGGCCCCCAGCCCCTGGTCGAGCTCTGCATGGCGCTGCTCCAGGCCGAGCTGAACCTGCATTACGCCTACCCCTTGATCATCCAGCCGCACGGCCGGCCGGCGGTGGCGCTGCACGTGGACAACATCGAGGTGGCCGGGACGACCCTGCATAACAAGGGGTTCGAGATCCTCAGCGAGGTCGACCTGTCGGCCCGCGAGTGA
- a CDS encoding acyl-CoA dehydrogenase family protein: MTHPDADDLAAPYADSPSERTRLAALIGRLAGADAATDETDAWPSELWQILLDERATLWSLPAELGGEGCDRPTLVGRNAAVAQGSLTAAFILSQHDAAVRRLAVVADENPVAREWLARIARGESFGTVGISQLTTSRRHGTQAMRVTEADGGYVLDGIMPWVTAAERADIFITGGVLEDGRQLLTALPRDRPGVIVKPAFPLAALGASRTAEVRCENARVELGEVLIGPSNDVMAIPGLAGTGGLETTALALGLARAALLAFRAEAEHREDLTEPAEALSAEWIARWDDLMSLANSEPGAPAPQAIRGLGNDLVLRLTQSYLTAAKGSGFVRGEPAQRWARQALFFLVWSCPSPVARASMRDMAGLCPV, encoded by the coding sequence ATGACGCACCCCGACGCAGATGACCTGGCCGCCCCCTACGCTGACTCCCCTTCCGAACGCACCCGCCTGGCCGCCCTGATCGGCCGCCTGGCCGGGGCCGACGCCGCGACCGACGAGACCGACGCCTGGCCGTCGGAACTCTGGCAAATCCTGCTCGACGAGCGTGCGACCCTCTGGTCTCTGCCTGCCGAACTGGGCGGCGAGGGCTGCGACCGACCCACGCTGGTGGGCCGCAACGCCGCGGTGGCGCAAGGCAGCCTGACGGCGGCGTTCATCCTCTCGCAGCACGACGCGGCGGTGCGCCGGCTTGCGGTGGTGGCCGACGAGAACCCGGTGGCCCGCGAATGGCTGGCGCGGATCGCCCGTGGCGAGTCGTTCGGCACCGTGGGAATCTCCCAGCTCACCACCTCCAGGCGCCACGGCACCCAGGCCATGCGCGTCACCGAGGCCGATGGCGGCTACGTCCTCGACGGGATCATGCCCTGGGTCACCGCGGCCGAACGCGCCGACATCTTCATCACCGGCGGGGTGCTGGAAGACGGTCGCCAGTTGCTGACCGCCCTGCCCCGCGACCGCCCCGGAGTCATCGTCAAGCCCGCCTTCCCACTGGCCGCACTGGGAGCCTCGCGCACGGCCGAGGTACGCTGCGAGAACGCCCGAGTCGAGCTGGGCGAAGTCTTGATCGGCCCCTCCAACGACGTGATGGCGATCCCCGGCCTCGCGGGAACCGGTGGCCTGGAAACCACCGCCCTGGCCCTGGGCCTGGCCCGAGCCGCCCTCCTCGCCTTCCGAGCCGAGGCCGAGCACCGCGAAGACCTGACCGAGCCCGCCGAGGCCCTTTCCGCCGAATGGATCGCACGCTGGGACGACCTAATGTCCCTGGCCAACAGCGAGCCCGGGGCCCCCGCCCCGCAGGCAATCCGTGGCCTGGGCAACGACCTCGTCCTCAGATTAACCCAGTCCTACCTCACCGCCGCCAAGGGCTCCGGCTTCGTCCGGGGAGAGCCCGCCCAGCGCTGGGCCCGCCAGGCCCTCTTCTTCCTCGTCTGGTCCTGCCCCAGCCCCGTGGCGCGGGCCTCGATGCGAGATATGGCGGGGTTGTGCCCGGTTTGA
- a CDS encoding sulfatase-like hydrolase/transferase: MSNVRPTLAALMLLFAPIAASGRTPAADPRPNVVLIVADDLGWADLGCYGSTFHKTPNLDRLAASGRRFTQAYAASPVCSPTRAALLTGKHPARLGLTDWLPGRGNRPDQKRLSAPLPPGLPLEETTLAERFQAAGYATALIGKWHLGGPGLEPTRQGFDLNIAGDATGSPLSYVAPFTRNGRTMPGLAEAPAGQYLTDRLAIEAERFIEAHKSAPFFLYLPHYAVHTPMNAKADLVAKYPPWDGIPRGKQQNPTYAAMLESVDDAVGRVTATLDRLNLSDNTILVFTSDNGGLATREGPLTPATNNSPFREGKGWLYEGGLRVPLIIRQPGRIAPGTDPTPTWAADLVPTLLALSHLPDPGPLDGQNLAPLLTDNTPVAPRALHWHYPHYSNQGGRPGAAIREGDWKLIQSEHDGRTELFNLAKDPSENVNLALDNPDKVRALTDQLIAWKESVGARSTTPNPAHVPNPQAPDGSITLHASTAEVHGRMLRFEPLPHKETLGYWVKPDDWAHWDFTVDRPGTFDVLGLIGCGENCGGSLVEFRLDAQTLPLTVPVTGGFQNFKPMPLGQFTITNPGRHRIELRALSKPGPAVMDIRQLKLTPAKL, translated from the coding sequence ATGTCCAATGTCCGCCCGACCCTGGCCGCCTTGATGCTGCTCTTCGCGCCCATCGCGGCCAGCGGACGCACCCCGGCCGCCGACCCCCGACCCAACGTCGTCCTCATCGTCGCCGATGACCTCGGCTGGGCCGACCTGGGTTGCTACGGCAGCACCTTCCACAAGACCCCCAACCTCGACCGCCTGGCCGCATCGGGCCGGCGATTCACGCAGGCCTACGCCGCCAGCCCGGTCTGCTCGCCCACCCGCGCGGCCCTCCTCACCGGCAAGCACCCGGCAAGGCTCGGCCTGACCGACTGGCTCCCCGGTCGAGGCAACCGTCCCGACCAGAAACGCCTGTCTGCGCCCCTGCCCCCCGGCCTGCCGCTCGAAGAAACCACCCTGGCCGAGCGTTTCCAGGCTGCCGGCTACGCGACCGCACTCATCGGCAAGTGGCACCTGGGAGGCCCCGGCCTGGAGCCGACCCGTCAGGGCTTCGACCTGAACATCGCCGGCGACGCCACCGGCTCACCCCTCAGCTATGTCGCCCCGTTCACCAGGAACGGCCGGACCATGCCCGGGCTTGCCGAGGCCCCCGCCGGCCAGTACCTCACCGACCGACTGGCCATCGAGGCCGAACGCTTCATCGAGGCCCACAAGTCGGCCCCCTTCTTCCTGTACCTTCCCCACTACGCCGTCCACACGCCGATGAACGCCAAGGCCGACCTCGTCGCGAAATATCCCCCCTGGGACGGCATCCCGCGCGGCAAGCAGCAGAATCCGACCTACGCGGCGATGCTCGAATCCGTCGACGACGCCGTCGGCCGGGTCACGGCCACGCTCGACCGCCTGAACCTGTCCGACAACACCATCCTCGTCTTCACCAGCGACAACGGCGGCCTCGCCACCCGCGAAGGCCCCCTCACCCCGGCCACCAACAATTCCCCGTTCCGCGAAGGCAAGGGTTGGCTCTACGAAGGTGGCCTGCGAGTCCCCCTCATCATCCGCCAACCCGGCCGCATCGCCCCCGGAACTGACCCCACGCCCACCTGGGCCGCCGACCTCGTCCCGACCCTCCTTGCCCTCTCCCATCTGCCCGACCCCGGCCCCCTCGACGGCCAGAACCTCGCCCCGCTCCTCACCGACAACACGCCCGTCGCCCCGCGCGCCCTCCACTGGCACTATCCCCATTACAGCAACCAGGGGGGCCGCCCCGGCGCCGCGATCCGCGAAGGCGACTGGAAGCTGATCCAGTCCGAGCACGACGGCCGCACCGAGCTCTTCAACCTGGCCAAAGACCCCTCCGAGAACGTCAACCTCGCCCTTGACAACCCCGACAAGGTCCGCGCCCTCACCGATCAACTCATCGCCTGGAAAGAATCCGTCGGAGCCAGATCCACCACCCCCAACCCCGCCCACGTCCCCAACCCGCAGGCCCCCGACGGATCCATCACCCTGCACGCGTCCACCGCCGAGGTTCACGGCCGGATGCTCCGCTTCGAGCCCCTCCCCCACAAGGAAACCCTGGGCTACTGGGTCAAGCCCGACGACTGGGCCCACTGGGACTTCACCGTAGACCGCCCCGGCACCTTCGACGTCCTGGGCCTCATCGGCTGCGGCGAGAACTGCGGAGGAAGCCTCGTCGAATTCCGCCTCGACGCCCAAACCCTCCCCCTGACCGTCCCCGTCACCGGAGGCTTCCAGAACTTCAAACCCATGCCCCTGGGCCAGTTCACCATCACCAACCCCGGCCGCCACCGAATTGAACTCCGAGCCCTCTCCAAGCCCGGCCCCGCCGTCATGGACATTCGCCAGCTCAAGCTCACACCGGCGAAGCTTTGA